In Gimesia benthica, a single window of DNA contains:
- a CDS encoding glycoside hydrolase family 15 protein yields the protein MDDNSYLALKESLQTIEETDQLFSFLESQQTFSFPALENGLFPAAIAHESTGYQSIWVRDNIHVAHALNAVGKTEPASKAVATLTEYFLKHRDRFDKIISGEANPKEVMQRPHIRFDGNTLGEIDEKWAHAQNDALGYFVWLYCLMLEQGHLTASTQSLELLAAFVRYFEAIRFWEDADSGHWEEARKIEASSIGTVVSGLIALKEYLNSSDNWDDLQHQQTQVTPEILDSLIAQGQTTLEEILPAECIQSDPLLARKYDGALLFLIFPLGLVKGELADTILEDVRTHLMGDYGIRRYLGDSYWCADYKEVFSEDDRTSDFSDDQASRDQYLKPGQEAQWCIFDSIMSVIFGQRFLESGQDADLEKQRFHLDRALNQLTTSECPFGPYRCPESYFLEKGKYVPNDITPLLWTQGNLMMALHRWKQTLKAQQ from the coding sequence ATGGATGACAACAGCTATCTTGCCCTGAAAGAATCATTACAGACAATCGAAGAGACGGATCAGTTATTTTCATTTCTTGAGTCTCAGCAGACGTTCTCGTTCCCTGCTCTGGAGAACGGTTTGTTCCCCGCAGCCATCGCCCATGAATCGACGGGATATCAGAGCATCTGGGTCCGGGATAATATCCATGTCGCTCATGCATTGAATGCCGTGGGGAAAACGGAACCAGCAAGCAAAGCAGTCGCCACGCTGACAGAGTATTTTCTCAAGCATCGAGATCGTTTCGATAAGATCATTTCGGGGGAAGCAAATCCCAAAGAAGTGATGCAGCGGCCCCATATCCGTTTTGACGGAAACACGCTGGGTGAAATCGACGAAAAATGGGCTCATGCTCAGAACGACGCACTGGGATACTTTGTCTGGTTGTACTGCCTGATGCTGGAACAGGGACACCTGACGGCGTCCACTCAATCTCTCGAATTGCTGGCGGCATTCGTGCGCTATTTCGAAGCCATCCGTTTCTGGGAAGATGCAGATAGCGGCCACTGGGAAGAAGCACGCAAGATTGAAGCCTCCAGCATTGGTACTGTGGTCAGCGGGCTGATCGCTCTGAAGGAATATCTGAATTCCAGCGATAACTGGGATGACCTGCAGCATCAGCAGACTCAGGTGACACCCGAGATACTGGACTCACTCATTGCACAGGGGCAGACGACTCTTGAAGAGATTCTGCCGGCCGAATGCATTCAGTCCGATCCTCTGCTGGCCCGCAAGTATGACGGGGCACTGCTGTTCCTGATCTTTCCCCTGGGGCTGGTCAAAGGAGAGCTGGCAGACACGATTCTGGAAGATGTCAGAACGCACCTGATGGGGGATTACGGAATCCGACGCTATCTGGGAGACTCTTACTGGTGTGCTGATTACAAAGAAGTCTTCAGCGAGGATGACCGCACGAGCGATTTCAGTGATGATCAGGCCAGCCGGGATCAATATCTGAAACCGGGGCAGGAAGCCCAGTGGTGCATTTTCGATTCCATCATGTCGGTGATTTTCGGCCAGCGGTTTCTGGAATCGGGGCAGGATGCTGATCTCGAAAAGCAGCGTTTTCACCTCGATCGCGCTTTGAATCAGTTGACGACATCTGAGTGTCCCTTTGGGCCTTATCGTTGTCCTGAGTCGTATTTTCTGGAAAAAGGAAAGTACGTTCCCAATGATATTACGCCCCTGTTATGGACGCAGGGAAATCTGATGATGGCCCTGCATCGGTGGAAGCAGACTTTGAAAGCACAGCAGTAA
- a CDS encoding RNA-binding S4 domain-containing protein: MSHEERPPIRLDQFLKQQGAVGTGGHAKVVIQAGEVTVNGVVETRRRKQLAPGDVVAYAGEQWRVEVTQES; this comes from the coding sequence ATGTCACATGAGGAACGTCCCCCGATCCGACTGGATCAGTTTCTGAAACAGCAAGGCGCTGTCGGCACCGGTGGACATGCCAAGGTTGTCATCCAGGCAGGTGAAGTAACTGTGAACGGCGTTGTAGAAACACGGCGTCGTAAACAGCTTGCACCGGGAGATGTCGTCGCGTATGCCGGCGAGCAGTGGCGTGTAGAAGTCACTCAGGAGAGTTAG
- a CDS encoding sulfatase-like hydrolase/transferase has protein sequence MSFRCRVSFALLLMACFSPLFGSSLSAATKEKPNILFLFTDDQRADTIHALGNPLIKTPHLDQLVRNGFVFNNAYCLGSNSGAVCVCSRNMLLSGRTYFRWTGRYASADKPNFPDSMKGAGYYTYHHGKQGNTAALIHKKFDTTKYVNDQQARLLGQPGQEIVNDAIQFLKTRKDDQPFFMYLAFACPHDPRVADQEYMDLYLRESMPLPANYLPLHPFNNGEQVVRDELLAGFPRTKSEIRKHLHDYYADITGLDGHIGRLLTALKESGEYDNTIIIFSSDHGLAVGSHGLMGKQSLYEHSMKSPLIFSGPGIPQGQSDALVYLYDIFPTVCEMVGTQVPQGLDSQSMWPVITGEQKRTRETLCTAYKDVQRSARDGRWKLITYPQINKTQLFDLQDDPAETRNLFGNPDYQQQADHLLTALKTWQKEVGDTDALSSTHPQDPTFKAPTAEELKELLQRWQPKKKKKRAVKTGDK, from the coding sequence ATGAGTTTTCGCTGTCGAGTTTCTTTCGCTTTACTGTTGATGGCCTGTTTTTCTCCCCTGTTCGGCAGCAGTCTCAGTGCCGCCACGAAAGAAAAACCCAACATTCTGTTCCTGTTTACGGACGATCAACGGGCGGACACGATACATGCACTGGGTAACCCTCTGATCAAGACTCCCCATCTCGACCAGCTGGTGCGCAACGGGTTTGTCTTCAACAATGCCTACTGTCTGGGTAGCAACTCAGGGGCAGTTTGTGTCTGCAGTCGGAATATGCTGCTCAGTGGCCGTACTTACTTTCGCTGGACCGGCCGCTATGCCTCGGCTGACAAACCGAATTTCCCTGATTCCATGAAAGGAGCCGGGTATTACACCTACCATCACGGCAAACAGGGCAATACTGCGGCATTGATTCACAAAAAATTCGATACGACGAAATATGTGAATGATCAACAGGCCCGTCTGCTGGGACAGCCCGGTCAGGAGATCGTGAACGATGCGATCCAGTTTCTGAAGACACGGAAAGACGATCAGCCGTTCTTCATGTACCTGGCATTCGCCTGTCCGCATGATCCGCGAGTGGCAGACCAGGAATACATGGACCTCTATCTGCGCGAATCTATGCCTCTGCCGGCAAACTATCTCCCCCTGCATCCCTTCAATAATGGAGAGCAGGTGGTCCGGGATGAACTGCTGGCTGGCTTTCCCCGTACCAAATCAGAGATCCGAAAGCACCTCCACGATTACTATGCAGACATTACCGGACTGGATGGACACATCGGCCGACTGTTAACTGCACTCAAAGAGAGTGGGGAGTATGACAACACCATCATTATCTTCTCATCCGATCATGGTCTGGCGGTAGGCAGTCATGGCCTGATGGGGAAACAAAGTCTGTACGAACACAGTATGAAATCTCCCCTGATTTTCAGTGGTCCCGGCATCCCGCAGGGGCAGAGCGACGCGCTGGTCTACTTATATGACATTTTTCCGACGGTCTGTGAAATGGTCGGGACTCAGGTACCACAGGGACTGGATTCCCAAAGTATGTGGCCAGTGATCACAGGTGAGCAGAAGCGGACTCGAGAAACGCTATGCACCGCTTACAAAGACGTGCAGCGCTCGGCCCGCGATGGTCGCTGGAAGCTGATTACTTATCCGCAGATTAACAAAACACAGCTCTTCGATTTGCAGGACGATCCGGCAGAGACCCGCAACCTGTTCGGCAATCCCGATTACCAGCAGCAGGCAGACCATCTACTGACGGCTTTGAAAACCTGGCAGAAGGAGGTGGGAGATACCGACGCACTTTCTTCCACCCATCCACAGGATCCGACTTTCAAGGCACCGACAGCCGAGGAGCTCAAGGAACTACTGCAGCGCTGGCAGCCCAAAAAGAAGAAAAAGCGTGCAGTCAAGACGGGAGATAAGTAA